From the genome of Sporomusa sphaeroides DSM 2875:
CAGCATTCAGTGAGAAAAGGAAGGGGTTATGATGGCAGAAGTTTCACTGTTGGAGTGCTTTACCCGGGTGGCAAAATACATTCCTCAGCTAGTCAATGGTAAAGTCGGCATGGTGGTGAGTGACCGGAACAAATGGCTGGTATCTTATTCGATTCCTGAGCTGGAAGGGCAAGTGGTTGTCGGAGAACCGCTCAAGCCAGGCTCTGCTGCTCATCAAGCCATACAGCGGCGGCAGCGGGTCGTTACGGCAGTTGGCAGTGAAGTCTATGGTATTCCCTATGTTGCCGTCAGTCTGCCGGTTATGAATGAGCAGGGAGAAGTCATTGGCGCTGTAGCTATCCATGAATCACTGGAGCGTCAAACCATGCTGGAAACTGCCGCAAAGCAACTTTCTGATTCTGCGGTTGAGATGTCTTCAGCCATTCAAGCCGTTTTGGCTCAGGCAGAAGAACTGGCTGCTAGCAGCCGGTTTCTCAAAGACCTTTCAGTTGCCGCCAACAAACAGGTAACCGATACTGATGCAGTTGTCGGGTTTATTAAAAACGTAGCCAGTCAGACTAATCTTCTGGGACTCAATGCTGCTATTGAAGCTGCCAGAGTTGGCGAAATGGGAAAAGGTTTTGGCGTGGTAGCGGAAGAAGTGCGCAAACTGGCTGCCAATAGTGCCGGTTCAGCCACGCAAATTACCAGTATTCTGGATAATATCAAACAGTCTATTGAAAAAATCACCGGCGAGATTGAGCAGGTTGATTCTGTTACCGAACATCAGGCAAAAACCATCCAGAATCTGACAGCCCACAGCCAAATGCTGATGGCAATGTCGGAACAGCTTGCCGGGCTGGCTTCCACTGTAAATCATAAAAAATAAATATGCCTGAAAAGCCGACTACCTCCGTAAATACTCCCCTATGCGGCAAACGGAGGGGTAGTGCGGTTAAGTGGCGGACAAAAAAAGGGGTTGTGGCAACTTGATTTCAAGTTATCCACAACCCTTTTTTACTATTCCACCAATGTCAGTCGAGGGTTTGGCCGGTAGCTGCGGCCCACTTTGGAACAAGGCTTGTCATCGACCATAACAATATCGGCGGTAAAGTTGATATTGTCATTAAACAAACTGCTGCCTACCGCATAAATGTCTACAGGTACGCCGGCGGTTTCAAACTGGCGGATGCGTTCAGCATTGAAGCCGCCGGAAACCATGATTTTTACATGGTTAAAGCCTTCTGCATCCAATGCCTGGCGGACATTCAGCACCAATTGCGCGCAGACACCGGTAGGTTTAAAAGTACTCATCTGGGGGATGACAGATACGTCGACAAGATTATCGGCAGTATCGAGGCGGACTGCCCATAACGCATCGCCTAATTCTCTGGCCACTGCCAGGGATGTAGCAACACAGTCGTTAGAAAAATCAACAAGGGCCACCCGGTTTATCCGTTGATCAACATACCGGTCAAAGGCTTTGGTGGCTTTGACGGTATCGCCACCATATGTGGCGATGAGGGCATGGGGAATGGTGCCCAGTGCTTCGGCGCCCCAAAGAGCACCATTGGCCGGAGTGGATACTCCGTGAACGCCGCCAATATGGGCCGCATAACCATCAGAGGTCTGCACTGCATAATGATCAAAGCGTGACGGGAAAAACAACACCGGCTTGCCATTGACGGCTGCAACTACTTTGCGTACATTGGTCGCAATTTTAGTTTGACGGGATAGTGCACCTAAATAAACGGTTTCCAAATGAGAAAAGTCAGCTAAGTCTCCTTCAATTGTCATAACGGTTTCCCATGGTTCAACCGAATCCCCGTCATGCAGGGCATGAATTGTCAGACTTTCAGGATTATGTGCGCACTTTTTAATTATAGCAATGGCTTCATCTACACCGCACACAACAGCATGCTGACGTTGAAAAACCTGCATGACTACTTTGGGCCGGTGATTGTCTTTGATGAGGATTTCCTGGGTACGCACGAAATAATTGTCACTAAAAAAACCGCTTTTTATTTGCTCAACAGGAAGATTGAAAAGATCAGGCGATAAGCGTTGTTTCATTAAAGGCCTCCTAGATATTGCAAATTGAATAACAAATTTCTAAAATTTGCATAATAATATTTATTCTACATAATTTTATGATACAATAAAATTACATTTTGCCGCAATAGGGGAGGAGCGTTAATGCGATACAATATGCGAATAATTGAAATAAAAAACCAGGAACAAGCCCGGAAGGAACTGGCAAAAGTCAATTGTGATCCTGGCGGTATGGCTATTATGTCCAATAAAGTTGTGCACAAGACAATAAAAGTCGAGCATGTATTAAGTAAAGCTTCGCTTATTTTAAAACAAACTTTTCTTTCTAAAGGCGGCGAGGCAGCGGTTACCAGAGGCGCAGCCGATTTTAGCGATGAGTATACAGATGTATTGTTAAGCGGCAGCTTAAAACACTTTAAGCAAGCCATTCCCCAGCTTAAGGGTCAGCCATGGGGACTGGGGCAATTAGCTAAAGAGTTAGAGGCTATCATCGCCGCCGGTGAAAATTTTCCGCATCGTGCCTATCAGCTGGGACAGCATAGCCTGGCGATTACTCCGGGGAAAACGCTGGTAATGGGGATTTTGAACTTTACGCCTGATTCATTTTCAGATGGCGGCAAGTTTAATACTCTTGACTCGGCCATGCGGCATGCCGAACAAATGCTTAAAGACGGTGCCGACATTATTGATATCGGCGCCGAGTCTACCAGGCCATACGGCTCGCAGAAGATTTCCGCCGAAGAGGAGTTAGACAGGTTAATGCCTGTGCTGGAGAAAATATTAGCCAATTTTAGTGTGCCTGTTTCTGTCGATACTTATAAAGGCAGTGTTGCCAGGGAGGCACTTAAAGCCGGGGCACACATCATTAATGATATCTGGGGACTGCAATTTGATCCGGAAATGGCTAAAGCAGTTGCCGAATATAATGTGCCGGTGGTAGTTATGCATAACCAGGAGGGCACCTATTATGAACGGGACATTATGTCACATCTCCTGGAATTCTTGCGTAAGAGTATCGAAATTGGTATGGCAGCCGGTATTGACGCCAAGAATTTTATTATTGATCCAGGCATTGGCTTTGGCAAAGGGCTGCCGGAAAACCTGGCCGTGCTGGCACGGCTGGAAGAATTGAATTCACTGGGCTGCCCGGTATTGCTCGGCACTTCACGCAAAAAGTTTATCGGTGAAATTTTGGACGCATTGCCTGATGACCGGGTAGAGGGAACAGGGGCCAGTGTCGTATTGGGAATTATCAAGGGTGCGGCACATATTGTCCGGGTGCATGATGTAAAAGCTATAGCCCGCATGGCCCGTATGACAGATGTAATGCTAAATGCCAAATATCAATAGGGGGAGTAGCAATGAGTCATAAAATATCTTTAAAAAATATGGTATTTTACGGTTTCCACGGGGTATATGAGTTTGAGAGGGAATTGGGACAGCGTTTTTATGTAGATCTTGATATGAAAGCCGATTTAAGGCAAGCCGGCGTAAATGACAGGCTTGAAGAAACCATAGATTATGTTTCTGTATATAACCAGACTAAAGAAATAGTGGAAAATCATCGGTTCCAATTACTGGAGGCGTTATCCTACCACATTGCCGGGGAGGTTTTGCGCTTGCATCCTCTGGTCGAGGAAGTTACCGTCAGGGTACGCAAACCATCGGTGCCCATTGCCGCTGCTCTTGATTGTGTGGAAGTGGAAGCTGTCCGGAGACGTGGCGAATGATTTTTTTAGGTTTGGGCTCTAATATAAGCAACAATACTACCAGAGAAGATAATATTGCAACCGCTATCAACCTGCTGGACGAGCATGCGCGCATTACCGTGACAAAAGTATCCTCACTTTATGAGACTGAACCGGTAGGACTGAAGGAGCAGCCAAGCTTTCTGAATGCGGTAATTGCCATTGATACTGATTTACCGCCGCTGGAATTACTTGCCGTTTGTCTTGCTGCTGAGCAAAAAATGGGAAGAGTCCGCGAGGTTCGATGGGGACCGCGTAATATTGATGTTGATCTTTTAGCATATCATAATGTGGAAATGGCCCTTCAGGCACTTGAACTACCGCATCCCCGGATGCCTGACAGAAGGTTTGTATTGATTCCATTAGCCGAGATTGCCGGCAATGTACCTATATTTAAGGGACAAACAGCGCAGGAATTGCTGGCTGTCAGTCCGGACGACAGTCAGGTTACCTTGTATGGCCGGCTCTCGGTGTCCAGGCAGGGGAACGGCATTGGCTGACAATAAGGTTCTGTTTATGAGCGCGCCGGTCGGTGCCGGGCATATCCGGGCGGCACAAGCAGTCAGTCAGATGCTCAAAATGACTGACACTGCCTGCCAGACTGAACTTTGCAACGTGTTTGATTTTTTTCATCCAAGTATTGGACAGGCAATACTCAAAAGCTATTTAAAAATACTGGATATATTTCCGCAGGCTTACGCCGCCATGTATAGCTGGGGTAATCAAAGCCGGTTGGCTTTGATGGGGCGGGAC
Proteins encoded in this window:
- the folP gene encoding dihydropteroate synthase codes for the protein MRYNMRIIEIKNQEQARKELAKVNCDPGGMAIMSNKVVHKTIKVEHVLSKASLILKQTFLSKGGEAAVTRGAADFSDEYTDVLLSGSLKHFKQAIPQLKGQPWGLGQLAKELEAIIAAGENFPHRAYQLGQHSLAITPGKTLVMGILNFTPDSFSDGGKFNTLDSAMRHAEQMLKDGADIIDIGAESTRPYGSQKISAEEELDRLMPVLEKILANFSVPVSVDTYKGSVAREALKAGAHIINDIWGLQFDPEMAKAVAEYNVPVVVMHNQEGTYYERDIMSHLLEFLRKSIEIGMAAGIDAKNFIIDPGIGFGKGLPENLAVLARLEELNSLGCPVLLGTSRKKFIGEILDALPDDRVEGTGASVVLGIIKGAAHIVRVHDVKAIARMARMTDVMLNAKYQ
- the folK gene encoding 2-amino-4-hydroxy-6-hydroxymethyldihydropteridine diphosphokinase — protein: MIFLGLGSNISNNTTREDNIATAINLLDEHARITVTKVSSLYETEPVGLKEQPSFLNAVIAIDTDLPPLELLAVCLAAEQKMGRVREVRWGPRNIDVDLLAYHNVEMALQALELPHPRMPDRRFVLIPLAEIAGNVPIFKGQTAQELLAVSPDDSQVTLYGRLSVSRQGNGIG
- a CDS encoding nicotinate phosphoribosyltransferase is translated as MKQRLSPDLFNLPVEQIKSGFFSDNYFVRTQEILIKDNHRPKVVMQVFQRQHAVVCGVDEAIAIIKKCAHNPESLTIHALHDGDSVEPWETVMTIEGDLADFSHLETVYLGALSRQTKIATNVRKVVAAVNGKPVLFFPSRFDHYAVQTSDGYAAHIGGVHGVSTPANGALWGAEALGTIPHALIATYGGDTVKATKAFDRYVDQRINRVALVDFSNDCVATSLAVARELGDALWAVRLDTADNLVDVSVIPQMSTFKPTGVCAQLVLNVRQALDAEGFNHVKIMVSGGFNAERIRQFETAGVPVDIYAVGSSLFNDNINFTADIVMVDDKPCSKVGRSYRPNPRLTLVE
- the folB gene encoding dihydroneopterin aldolase, with amino-acid sequence MSHKISLKNMVFYGFHGVYEFERELGQRFYVDLDMKADLRQAGVNDRLEETIDYVSVYNQTKEIVENHRFQLLEALSYHIAGEVLRLHPLVEEVTVRVRKPSVPIAAALDCVEVEAVRRRGE
- a CDS encoding methyl-accepting chemotaxis protein, whose product is MMAEVSLLECFTRVAKYIPQLVNGKVGMVVSDRNKWLVSYSIPELEGQVVVGEPLKPGSAAHQAIQRRQRVVTAVGSEVYGIPYVAVSLPVMNEQGEVIGAVAIHESLERQTMLETAAKQLSDSAVEMSSAIQAVLAQAEELAASSRFLKDLSVAANKQVTDTDAVVGFIKNVASQTNLLGLNAAIEAARVGEMGKGFGVVAEEVRKLAANSAGSATQITSILDNIKQSIEKITGEIEQVDSVTEHQAKTIQNLTAHSQMLMAMSEQLAGLASTVNHKK